In Flammeovirgaceae bacterium, the sequence GCAAGAAGGAGTTTGCTGAAAAATGAAAACAAGAACGCTACAATCGGAATAGCCGGATTCTTTTTTGGATTAGCTTCAAAATAATTGGCAATTTGAATTGCCTTGAGCTTATCCCGTTTGATAAGTGCCTTTTGTAATTCAAAAATATTGTACTCCTTGCTAATGCCTACCTGGCTGATAATCCGGTCAAGATCAATTAATTCATCCTGCTTCAGGACAATCCGGATTTTTTCGATCTCATTAACGAGGCGATTAAGGTCGTTACCCACAAATTCGCACAACGCCTGAACAGCTTCACCCGAAGCCTGTAAACCGGTTTCGCAAAGGTATTCGTCAACAAACTGCGGCAACTGGCTTTCGTAAAGTTTTTTTGCAGTGATGGTAACAGCCAGCTTTTCAATTCTTTTTGCCAGTTCGGTGCGGCCGTCCAGTTTCTTATGCTTGTGGCAAAATACCAATACCGTACTAGGCACGGGTTGTGCAAGGTAATTCAGCAATAATTTTGTACCGGTTTCTCTGGTGAGATCGTTTATTTCCTGGGCTTCCTTTACAATCACTACCTGCCGTTCGGCCATCATCGGAAATCTTCGGGCGTGTGTCAGCACAGTTGCCACCGAAACATCTTTGCTGCCATACAGGATTACCTGGTTAAAACTTCGCTCCGATTCATTCAGCGCATTTTTCTCTATGTAATCAGCAATTAAATCAATAAAATAAGGCTCCTCTCCCTGCAGAAAATATACAGGATGAAATTTACCTGTCTTCAGTTCAGTTAAAACCTTTTTTACATTAGCATCCATCAGGATATTTTTTTCTTGTCGCTAAAAGTAATGGCTGAAGCTATTCCAACCAAGGCCCCTCCGAAGTGTGACTCCCACGATATAAATGGATCGGATGGTAAAACACCATAAAACACACTGCCATAAAGAATTAAGGTAATTATAGAAATCAGTAAGCTAAGCACGTCTCTTCTGAAAAGGCCAAAGAAAATAAGAAAAAATGCAAGCCCGTACACCACCCCGCTGGCCCCGATGTGATTGGCCGGGCGTGCAAACAACCAAACCAATATGTTCGTCCAGAAATAGGCACGAAAAAAAACGCTGCCGGCAATTCGCGGGTAAAAGTAAAATAACAAGGCTCCCATAAACAACAGCGGAAAAGTATTGGAAAGCAGGTGCAAAAGATCACCATGAAGCATGGGCGCAAGGAAAACCCCGATTAGAC encodes:
- the holA gene encoding DNA polymerase III subunit delta, which encodes MDANVKKVLTELKTGKFHPVYFLQGEEPYFIDLIADYIEKNALNESERSFNQVILYGSKDVSVATVLTHARRFPMMAERQVVIVKEAQEINDLTRETGTKLLLNYLAQPVPSTVLVFCHKHKKLDGRTELAKRIEKLAVTITAKKLYESQLPQFVDEYLCETGLQASGEAVQALCEFVGNDLNRLVNEIEKIRIVLKQDELIDLDRIISQVGISKEYNIFELQKALIKRDKLKAIQIANYFEANPKKNPAIPIVAFLFSFFSKLLLASTAEDKSKTGLTKLLKISPYAIQDYSLALQAYSPLQIAVNIHALKDADLRLKGVESGSVSEGQLLRELIAKLLI
- a CDS encoding rhomboid family intramembrane serine protease, which translates into the protein MWLFFFVEANFNLPVSQFGIWPRSGRGLIGVFLAPMLHGDLLHLLSNTFPLLFMGALLFYFYPRIAGSVFFRAYFWTNILVWLFARPANHIGASGVVYGLAFFLIFFGLFRRDVLSLLISIITLILYGSVFYGVLPSDPFISWESHFGGALVGIASAITFSDKKKIS